A single region of the Anaerostipes rhamnosivorans genome encodes:
- a CDS encoding PTS mannose/fructose/sorbose/N-acetylgalactosamine transporter subunit IIC, giving the protein MVLALAVIAGLWYWIGQSKIGYTFHAVICQPIVMALPFGIIAGDVTTALKIGASVEMVYIGMVAAGANIPADECLAGVIAVPIALINGIDPSTAVTLAVPFGLLGVFQDQIRRTIQAAFAHRADKYALEADTKGIERCTILYPMLLGFVLRFPPVFAAIYLGSDAVQKLLDAIPEWLTHGLAVTGGVLPALGFAITIFIIGKNIYIPFFIVGFFLVQYLKINVMAAAIFGTCLALLITFLRREAVKEMNGGE; this is encoded by the coding sequence ATGGTATTAGCATTAGCGGTAATAGCGGGACTCTGGTATTGGATCGGCCAGAGCAAGATCGGATATACCTTTCATGCAGTTATCTGCCAGCCCATTGTGATGGCACTGCCGTTTGGGATCATTGCGGGAGATGTGACGACTGCGTTAAAGATCGGAGCCAGCGTGGAAATGGTCTATATCGGAATGGTGGCGGCAGGAGCCAATATCCCGGCAGACGAATGTCTGGCAGGGGTCATAGCCGTACCCATTGCACTGATCAACGGCATTGATCCGTCTACAGCGGTGACTCTGGCAGTGCCGTTTGGTCTGCTGGGAGTATTCCAGGACCAGATCAGGAGAACGATACAGGCGGCCTTTGCCCACAGGGCGGATAAATATGCGCTGGAGGCAGACACAAAGGGGATTGAGCGGTGCACCATACTTTATCCGATGCTGCTCGGGTTTGTGTTGAGATTTCCGCCGGTGTTCGCGGCGATTTACCTCGGTTCCGATGCAGTCCAGAAGCTTTTAGATGCCATCCCTGAGTGGCTGACCCACGGTCTGGCCGTGACCGGCGGTGTGCTGCCCGCCCTTGGATTTGCGATCACGATCTTCATCATAGGAAAAAATATTTATATACCGTTTTTTATTGTCGGCTTTTTCCTTGTACAGTATCTGAAGATCAATGTAATGGCAGCGGCCATTTTTGGTACCTGTCTGGCACTGTTGATCACCTTCCTGCGCAGGGAAGCTGTGAAAGAAATGAATGGAGGTGAGTGA
- a CDS encoding PTS sugar transporter subunit IIB has product MNYIRIDERLIHGQVLLKWLKKTGCRKLLIVDQSVADDPVIQSVLKMSVPDTVRAEFLTVEEGKEAIEREKEDVLILLRKLSAAETLVKSGISAGSINIGRLPYSKGKEKICDNVYVSEEEKEEMKRLLTRGIRIFVQMVPDSGAVNLTEAEIERGD; this is encoded by the coding sequence ATGAATTATATCCGTATAGATGAAAGGCTGATCCATGGACAAGTATTGCTGAAATGGCTGAAAAAGACAGGATGCCGGAAGCTGTTGATCGTAGACCAGTCTGTGGCGGACGACCCGGTCATCCAGAGTGTCTTAAAGATGTCAGTGCCGGACACCGTAAGAGCAGAATTTTTAACAGTTGAGGAAGGAAAAGAGGCGATAGAAAGGGAGAAAGAAGATGTCCTGATCCTGCTCAGAAAATTGTCTGCGGCGGAAACCCTGGTGAAGAGCGGCATCTCTGCCGGGTCCATCAACATCGGCCGGCTTCCTTACAGCAAGGGAAAGGAAAAGATTTGTGATAATGTATATGTTTCAGAAGAGGAAAAGGAGGAGATGAAAAGACTGTTGACACGGGGGATCAGAATCTTTGTCCAGATGGTTCCCGACAGCGGGGCGGTAAACCTGACGGAGGCAGAAATAGAAAGAGGGGACTGA
- a CDS encoding PTS sugar transporter subunit IIB: protein MANISLIRIDSRLIHGQVITKWVKIAKANRIIIIDDELAQDDFMASIYTASAPKGISVEIISVDDALKTWGEDQMGKGELLILFKDAQSCHRMYKGGLPMKKLQIGGLPSASGRKTILRAVSMDQEDFEKLKEISDSGSEVYIHIIPEEPRMDFEKIEKKMKE, encoded by the coding sequence ATGGCGAATATTTCATTGATCAGGATCGACAGCCGGTTGATTCATGGACAGGTCATCACCAAATGGGTGAAGATCGCGAAGGCAAACCGCATCATCATCATAGACGATGAACTGGCACAGGATGATTTTATGGCAAGTATTTACACGGCATCGGCACCGAAAGGGATTTCTGTGGAGATCATCAGCGTGGACGATGCGTTAAAAACATGGGGAGAGGACCAGATGGGAAAAGGAGAGCTGTTGATCCTGTTTAAGGATGCACAGTCCTGCCACAGAATGTATAAGGGAGGGCTTCCCATGAAAAAGCTTCAGATCGGAGGTCTTCCCAGCGCATCCGGAAGGAAAACGATTCTGAGGGCCGTATCCATGGATCAGGAGGATTTTGAAAAACTGAAAGAGATCAGTGATTCGGGGTCAGAAGTGTACATCCATATCATACCCGAAGAACCGAGGATGGATTTTGAGAAGATTGAAAAGAAGATGAAAGAATAG
- a CDS encoding PTS sugar transporter subunit IIA, producing MTEFMLLTHGDWGTSLLESARMIVGNIHGVHIFPLYPEDALADYTEKIRDVLDKEDGRQILMISDLNGGTTSNVAAVFSRTYENVSAVCGLGMEMMIAASELREELEGKELAKAVLSWTAEKNRDLECD from the coding sequence ATGACAGAGTTCATGCTTTTGACACATGGAGACTGGGGAACTTCACTGCTGGAATCGGCCAGGATGATCGTTGGAAATATCCATGGAGTTCATATATTCCCTCTCTATCCGGAAGATGCCCTGGCCGATTACACAGAAAAGATCAGGGATGTCCTGGATAAAGAAGACGGACGTCAGATCCTTATGATCTCTGATCTGAACGGGGGAACCACATCCAATGTGGCAGCAGTGTTTAGCAGAACATATGAAAATGTATCGGCGGTATGCGGGCTTGGAATGGAAATGATGATCGCGGCGTCAGAGCTTAGAGAAGAGCTGGAAGGCAAGGAACTTGCAAAAGCCGTTCTATCGTGGACTGCGGAAAAGAACAGGGATTTAGAGTGTGATTGA
- a CDS encoding PTS sugar transporter subunit IIA has protein sequence MIGVLLVTHGEFSEAIIHSMELVFGRQEKLEALTLNHGDDVKELTRQVKETAEKLNDGDGVIVLVDLFGGSPCNVTASCLKQEGIECVTGLNLPMLISVLEGRDGSKLSELPNLAMEAGMHGIVNVKQMIG, from the coding sequence ATGATAGGAGTGTTGCTTGTGACCCATGGGGAGTTCAGTGAGGCTATTATTCACAGCATGGAGCTGGTATTCGGAAGACAGGAGAAACTGGAGGCTCTGACTTTGAATCATGGGGACGATGTGAAGGAATTGACAAGACAGGTTAAGGAAACGGCAGAGAAATTAAATGACGGAGACGGTGTCATCGTTTTGGTGGATCTGTTCGGGGGAAGTCCCTGCAATGTGACCGCCTCCTGCCTGAAACAGGAGGGAATTGAGTGTGTCACAGGGCTGAATCTGCCCATGCTGATATCGGTGCTGGAAGGCAGGGACGGAAGTAAACTGTCGGAGCTTCCCAATCTGGCGATGGAAGCGGGAATGCACGGTATCGTCAACGTAAAGCAGATGATCGGCTGA